The window ATTAACACCTATCACAGTAACTACAGTACCATAGTTTACCTTATTGGGTAGTGAGGCCAACAAGACTGTACAAGGCTGTCTGCGTGTTATTGTGAAGAAACAAAGAACCAAACAGAATGAAACCAGcctaattacacacacacacacacacacacacacacacacacacacacacacacacacacacacacacacacacaggattagACCAAGTAATCCCCAACAAAACATGTGAGCCAGTAATCCCAATAATTTAGCATATGGTGGAAAAATCTGTGCATAACTTTGTAATGTAGGAGAGCAGAACAGGATCATGGGAAATGAAAAAGACCACGCAGGTCTATTCCTCACTTAACATATTAATGAAGAACTTAATTTAAGAAAGGAGATTCCCTGTAACCTCTAAATATGCGCATTTTCCAAACCTGCTTATATGAGAAACTGAATGTCTGTGCAAGCTTTAAGATATTGATACATATTGATTAAAAGTAACACAAAAGCGCAcgtttttttctttgctcttaAACACAATATTAtggtaaaaactaaaaaaaaatccaatttagGCTCAGTTAGGGCTGTAAAAATAGGCTACCAGATGGCCACAGCCCCAAAATCCCCCATGATCCAAAAGCCCTCAAAGTATATCATTTTCAAGCCCATTCCCCCTCAAtaggaataaaaacaaagtgtgtttgtatctgcCAGCACTGTCTCCCGTCCTGTCTGTATTTATGATCGGAGCTTGCGCACTGAGCGCCTCCATTGTCTGGccggcagcggcagcagcagcagcagcggcggcggcggcgcgAAGAGGAGCGGAGCGCCCATCTGAGCGCAGGGGAGCGGCTTTACTGTGACCCCGATCTCCGGGAAAAAGGCTGGGGAGACCACCGGACCGGAGAGACAGCGCGGACGGCAACGTCATTTTTGTCAGAGACAGACCGTCGTTTTTTTTGGCGGTCAGACAGACAGCAACAGTTGTCACGATGTCTGAGATCAGATGAGACGAGAACAGCGGAGTGAACATTGCGGCGCTGCTGTGATCCGGGCCGGGCGGGAATGATACAGCCGTCTTAATCACCTGGGACAGAGAGGGGAGCGTGGTGCGCGTCAGTTTGTCATTCTGGGCTTTCGGCGTCATTCAGCGTGTCAGCCATCCCCCCTGGTTGTGTCGAGGTTTTGTCTGCGGGTGAGGTGAATCCAGACGTCAGGGCTGGCTCATGCTCCGCTCAGCAGGGAAACGGGCTGTTGCGTCTGCAGAGAGTCAGAGCTGACGAGCCTGCTGAGACACAcggacagacaggcaggcaggccgagagacagacaggagcgAGGGGAGGGGGCGACAGCCTGTTTCGGCTCTCTCGACCCTTTGCGGATCGAGCCGAGCCCCCTCCTGTTTCCACCCAGAACCCCCACCCATTTGTCTCCCGCTTTGGATGGGGGGAAAGCAGAGCACGGCGGGGCGGCCCCGGGGTGCTTTCCCCGGTGTCTCTACGGATGACAGCGCGGTGCCACCCTCGGCCCACTTCGGCCACTACCGGCCGAGCGGCACCATGGGCCTGCGGAGCCGCTCGGTGAGCTCCGTGGCCGGGATGGGCATCGAGCACAGTCCCGCCGTGCCCTTCGGCTTCTACACCCCCAGAGGGACGGACTCGGATCGAGCCGGAGGGGGGTCAGGGGGCACTACCGCCGCCCCTCACGGTACCGGCTACCAGGACACTGGGGGCGGAGGGCACCACACGGACGGGGTGCTCTATCTGGGGTCCCGGGGGTCGCTGGCTGACACCTTGCCCCTGCACATCGCACCCCGCTGGTTCAGCGCGCACAGCGGTAAGGGcggccagcacacacacacacacacacacacacacacacacacacacacacacacacacacacacacacacacacactcactgacacCCATCAGGCAGAAATTTGGGTGACGCTGACGGATTAATCATCACACATGAACGCATCAGAAATCAgctcatacagacacatacaatCACGCACACCTTGTTTACCTGCAGGTAGGCTGCTGAATGACACTTAGGCGCTGCCATTCAGTTTCTATGGGGGGAGGTTCAGCCCAATTTGGGGTGCAGCTTATCCTTAAAAATAAACTGACCTGTCTGTGAAACAGCATGTTCCCCTCAGGGTCTTATTCTGTGTGGGCTGATGTGGGTAACATGCACAGTAATAGCAGAAAACAGAGGGCCACCAGACATTTTTGTGCAGAAAATTGTATGAAATTTAAGATATTGAATTTTACAGCTTAAGATAATGAATCAAAGTATGCTCAAACAGTCATTTTGGTCATATGAAACAATAATGAGCGCTGTTAATAggtcattttattttgctgtgtgtgtaatgggAATTGGTGAGCATAACGTTGCAGGGTGTGCTCGTGTTGACTGTCACCGCTGCACTGTCTGCATAGGTCATTCCTTGTTGTGTGAAATGACACTAATAAGCCTGTTGCCAAATCTGGCTGAGTCAATTAGCCTGGCGATTAGTgaggagtgagggagggaggggggagaaacgggagagggaagaggagagatggaggaaggtgaggcagggagggaaggaagaaaaaaggggagggagaggataAGAGAAGGGTTGAGGGGGGTTATTCATGCTTATCATCGGCTTACCTCTCACTCCAcaatatgtttctgtgtgtgacagaaCCTGTCAGGCCATCAGCCTCAAGTGCACACACctacacttgcacacacaatatatatacgtacacacacgcacaaacacatgGCCACAGCTGTTTCCATCCCAACTGCATGTAaagaaacacatgcaaacacgcAGCAATAAAGTCCTCGAGGAAGATTATAGACACACTCTTCCttcacatacacgcacacacgcacacgcacacacacacacacacacacacatacagcaggcACAGCCAGGTCCCCAGGCTCTCATTACCAAAGCCCTGACCGGCTAACAGCAGGAGAATAGCAAGTTGAACGTCAATATCTCGGCTGTTTCTCCTTGCCGACATTGCCTAGCGACCCTGATGTGCTTTCATACCAGTGAGAGGAGATAACACTGTTGGAGGAGGGGGAGTCAGTGGAAGATCGAAAAAATTGAGGAAGGTACACATGTCAGAAAGAGAGGTTGAGCTCTAAGGCCTTCAGGAAATAGTCGATGTACAGGAAACACCTGAGTGTTAATTACAAAGTCACCCTTTATGGCTCAAATTAGTATTGAAGTGAAGGCCATGACATTTTGGGCCCCACTATTACTGTGGGGTGGACATAAGGGCGTGGTCAGCAGCTAGCATGTTGTGGCTAAAAAGGTGAGGCTAGTTGCGGCCACATTGCCGGAGgtcacagcaacaacaacaggagaGGTAAGcaggagaaaaaggaagaacAACAAGTGATGCTGGTGATAGATGCTGCACACCTCAGCCTCAGGCAAGatgacataaaaaaagacagacagccCATCAAGATAAGTGACAAGTGTTGGGGTGAGAACTTGACCATCTGATGGAGAAAAGGGCAAGACTGACAATACTCCTCCTGTCTCTGTGAGAAAAGTTGCATATTGCAGCGTTAATCTGTTAGTCCTTTTCTTAGGATTGGAACCGTTGTGCAGCCAAGGTTGGAGACAGATGAGCTTAGAAGATACAGTCTAAAGTATCTGATGAAGGTCACTGtgaccaaaatgtcaaatcttTAATGCTATAACAAAAGATTGGTTGCTACTGTAGGGAGTTTTGCCCCTTTTCATCCATCTCGACCTCTGCTCCAATTGCTTAGCATGACCTTTCATTTCACTTGTAACTCCAGCAGAAATGTTTCTCTCAGAGGGGTTTTCTGTTGATGAAAGAGATTTTTCTGGAAAGTGATTGGCTGCCTTAGGCTGCGTTCAGAACGACAATAGCACTGTGTCAAATAATCCAGGGTCCTCATTTATTTCAGTAAGACCAATACATTGGCACAGTATAGTGCCACTACAAAGGGCAAGAAAATGTAGGGTGAGGGTGACTTCAATTTAGACGCAACAAGCTGCAGAATTGCGCACGGACAGAGGCTGCGCTTCTATGCACACTACAGTTGGGTGTTTATCTGACAAATTGTACAGATGTGGATAGTGACTGATCTCTTTGCACAGCTCTCTTCCAAACAAGCATCTATTTTGCTGTTCTAGCGCATACAACAAAATTTACGTTACAAGGACCTATGCGGTACCTTGTATCCTAGCGGATGTGGCAAGCATGAATTGGTCTGTAGTTTGTAAGAAGTTGCACAGAGCATGCTTCAGGAAATCAAATAAGTGAGTATCCATATATGTATAATAGCTTGTAGCATGTAGCCAGTAGCATTGTGCCAATTATACTTTTTACCTTGCAAGCATAGGAATGAAACTGAAAATTATTGTTGCTGGACTATTTTCCAGAACTGCAATCCTGCCACAAAGAAGAACTACTGGTAACATTGTGCAGTAGGGGTGTAACAGTGTATGTACTTGTCCTGAACCATTCAGTACAGGATGTTCGGTTCTGTCCACAACTTTCTTTGGTTGCGTATACCCTTTGAACCAAATTAATGTTGAAGTAGCCTAAAACACCATAGGGAAACATAAATTCTAAAGTGCTCCACCCAGAAAGCTTTGGCAGTTCTGTTGGCTAAAACATACTTGCCAGGTATGCTCCTTAACATAGCTCATATAGCAAGTGCTGTCAGTATGGtgaatacaaatatgaaataaGCCTCCAGTGTAGAGATGTCAATGGTTAATTGGTTAACCAtagagaatatttttgaccagttaTGCATGTTggtctataggttaatttgTATACATATTCCGCTAACGGCTAGACAACTACATGTCCACatcatcagatattctttttgaatagATAAAGTACAGGTGTAAAACTGACTTCTACATAGAGTCTTGCATTATAGGTCgttttgtagccttaatgttgctaggctagtgaGTATCTTAATGTCTGTTTATAGACAGtatgttagagtcagt is drawn from Thunnus thynnus chromosome 5, fThuThy2.1, whole genome shotgun sequence and contains these coding sequences:
- the znrf1 gene encoding E3 ubiquitin-protein ligase znrf1 translates to MGGKQSTAGRPRGAFPGVSTDDSAVPPSAHFGHYRPSGTMGLRSRSVSSVAGMGIEHSPAVPFGFYTPRGTDSDRAGGGSGGTTAAPHGTGYQDTGGGGHHTDGVLYLGSRGSLADTLPLHIAPRWFSAHSGFKCPVCSKSVASNEMEVHFIMCLSKPRLSYNDDVLARDAGECVICLEELQQGDTIARLPCLCIYHKSCIDSWFEINRSCPEHPSD